Below is a genomic region from Prochlorococcus marinus str. MIT 0918.
GAGTTTGTTTTCAACTTTGTAAAGTCCTACATCCTCAAGACATGAAATAACCATTTCATTTATTTTTTTTTCACTAATGTCTGAGCTTTTTCTTAATAAAAAACCTACATTTTCTGCCACAGTTAGTGATGCGATTAAGGCTGGGTTTTGAAAAACCAATCGCACATCAGGGGGATAATTCTGGTCTAATCTTAAATATTTCTGTAGGTTCCCAAATATTTTTAATTCTCCACTTGAGGGTAGTAAAAGACCCGCTAATAGCCTTAAAATCGTTGATTTACCTGACCCAGATGGCCCAACTATCGCAATTCTTTCCCCAGGCTTCATTGTTAAGTTTACTTTGTTTAAAATAGTATTTAGGCCTAGCTTTATTGATAGGTCTCTCATCTGAACAACTGGGCAATTCTTAGATAATGTTTTTGTAGATGATACATTTTCCATATTGTTTATTTATTGAATTTGACTGAAAAGGACTTTCCCTTAGAGTTCGTTTGAGTCTAATTTGTCAGATTTTGCAATTGTGTTTTTTCTCATAAGTGATTGTGAAAGATAGGATCTCTAGAGGCCATAAAAGTTTCGGAGGGCGAAAAAGCAATTCGAAAAGAGCGAATCAATTTGATTTGCTTTGGCGAATTCAAAGGTCGTTGAGCTGGCTATTGCCAGGGCTTGTCCTAAAAAGATGGTTGATTATATCTGGGATTGGATTAATAGTAGCTTTTTTCGGAGCATCTATATGGGCTGATTTGAGGCCAATTTATTGGCTAGTTGAAGGTATCTTCTTTTTAATTGGAGCAATTACGAAGTTTTTGCCACGAAGTATTACGGGACCATTGGTATTTCTTCTTGGTATTTCTCT
It encodes:
- a CDS encoding ABC transporter ATP-binding protein, producing the protein MENVSSTKTLSKNCPVVQMRDLSIKLGLNTILNKVNLTMKPGERIAIVGPSGSGKSTILRLLAGLLLPSSGELKIFGNLQKYLRLDQNYPPDVRLVFQNPALIASLTVAENVGFLLRKSSDISEKKINEMVISCLEDVGLYKVENKLPGQLSGGMQKRVSFARALIKDPYHPSYSSMPLLLFDEPTAGLDPVASTRIEDLIVKTTTLAKGCSIVVSHVMSTIERSAERVLMLYGGGFQWDGSVEDFKTSENPYIKQFRTGSLEGPMKPKEI